Proteins encoded within one genomic window of Micromonospora halotolerans:
- a CDS encoding alpha,alpha-trehalose-phosphate synthase (UDP-forming) produces the protein MTVRSSFVVVANRLPVDEVSTPEGRQWRRSPGGLVTALHPVLAEHQGTWVGWAGGTGAAPEPFDLEGIRLHPVPLSAEELERYYEGQSNATIWPLYHDAVETPAYKRRWREAYRLVNARFAEAAADVAAEGATVWVQDYQLQLVPAMLRELRPDLRIGFFLHIPFPPIELFMQMPFRTEILRGLLGADLVGFQQRLAAQNFVRLARHLLGLRYEGQMIQVDGRQVKAGAFPISIDTREMERLAEDPAIQARAKQIREELGNPKTIILGVDRLDYTKGIELRLKAFRELLADGKLTVPDAVMVQVATPSRERVEHYQALRVKVEREVGRINGEFGRVGVPAVHYLHQSYSRSELAAMYVAADVMMVTPLRDGMNLVAKEYVASRADQGGALVLSEFAGAATELRQAFLCNPHDPDAVKDALLRAVHVEKPEARRRMRIMQRHLRSHDVGHWAKSFLTELGVPDAEAA, from the coding sequence GTGACCGTCCGTAGCTCCTTTGTCGTTGTGGCGAACCGACTGCCGGTCGACGAGGTGAGCACACCCGAGGGGCGGCAGTGGCGCCGCAGCCCGGGCGGCCTGGTGACCGCGCTGCACCCGGTCCTCGCCGAGCACCAGGGCACCTGGGTGGGCTGGGCCGGCGGCACCGGCGCCGCCCCCGAGCCCTTCGACCTGGAGGGGATCCGGCTGCATCCGGTGCCGCTGAGCGCCGAGGAGCTGGAGCGCTACTACGAGGGTCAGTCGAACGCGACGATCTGGCCGCTCTACCACGACGCCGTCGAGACCCCCGCCTACAAGCGGCGCTGGCGCGAGGCGTACCGCCTGGTCAACGCCCGGTTCGCGGAGGCCGCGGCGGACGTGGCGGCCGAGGGCGCCACGGTCTGGGTGCAGGACTACCAGCTCCAGCTCGTGCCGGCGATGCTGCGCGAGCTGCGGCCGGATCTGCGGATCGGGTTCTTCCTGCACATCCCGTTCCCGCCGATCGAGCTGTTCATGCAGATGCCGTTCCGCACCGAGATCCTGCGCGGCCTGCTCGGCGCCGACCTGGTCGGCTTCCAGCAGCGGCTGGCGGCCCAGAACTTCGTCCGGCTGGCCCGGCACCTGCTCGGCCTCCGCTACGAGGGGCAGATGATCCAGGTCGACGGCCGGCAGGTGAAGGCCGGCGCGTTCCCCATCTCGATCGACACCCGGGAGATGGAGCGGCTGGCCGAGGACCCGGCGATCCAGGCCCGGGCCAAGCAGATCCGCGAGGAGCTGGGCAACCCCAAGACGATCATCCTGGGCGTCGACCGGCTCGACTACACCAAGGGCATCGAGCTCCGGCTGAAGGCCTTTCGCGAACTCCTCGCTGACGGAAAGTTGACAGTCCCCGACGCGGTCATGGTTCAGGTGGCCACGCCGAGCCGCGAGCGCGTGGAGCACTACCAGGCACTTCGGGTGAAGGTCGAACGCGAGGTAGGCCGGATTAACGGTGAATTCGGACGGGTCGGCGTGCCGGCGGTGCATTATCTGCATCAGTCGTACAGTCGCTCCGAACTCGCCGCGATGTACGTCGCGGCAGACGTGATGATGGTGACCCCGCTGCGAGACGGAATGAATCTGGTGGCCAAGGAGTACGTGGCATCGCGCGCCGACCAGGGCGGCGCGCTCGTGCTCAGTGAGTTCGCCGGCGCCGCCACCGAGCTGCGCCAGGCGTTCCTGTGCAACCCGCACGACCCCGACGCGGTCAAGGACGCGCTGCTGCGCGCCGTGCACGTCGAGAAACCCGAGGCCCGCCGCCGGATGCGGATAATGCAACGCCACCTGCGCAGCCACGACGTGGGCCACTGGGCCAAGTCCTTCCTGACCGAACTGGGCGTGCCCGATGCGGAGGCGGCGTGA
- the ettA gene encoding energy-dependent translational throttle protein EttA — MAQFIYVLEKARKAHGDKVVLDNVTLNFLPGAKIGVVGPNGAGKSSLLKIMAGWDQPSNGEARLMPGYTVGMLAQEPALNDAKTVLGNIEEAVAETKARLERFNKIAEQMATDYSDELMEEMGKLQEELDHADAWDVDSKLELAMDALRCPPPDADVTQLSGGERRRVALCKLLLEAPDLLLLDEPTNHLDAESVQWLEQHLAKYAGTVIAITHDRYFLDNVANWILELDRGRAYPYEGNYSTYLEKKAARMAVEGRRDAKMKKRLDEELEWVRSNAKARQTKSKARLDRYEEMATAAEQTRKLDFEEIQIPPGPRLGNTVIEAKDLVKAFGDRVLIDNLSFSLPRNGIVGVIGPNGVGKTTLFKTIVGLEEPTGGTVRVGETVSLSYVDQSRAGLAGDKTVWETVSDGLDHLLVGKVEMPSRAYIAAFGFKGPDQQKPTKVLSGGERNRLNLALTLKIGGNVILLDEPTNDLDVETLGSLENALLEFPGCAVVISHDRMFLDRVATHILAWEGDDQNPARWFWFEGNFEAYEKNKIDRLGAEAARPHRVTYRKLTRD; from the coding sequence GTGGCCCAGTTCATCTACGTCCTGGAAAAGGCGCGCAAGGCGCACGGCGACAAGGTCGTGCTCGACAACGTGACGCTGAACTTCCTGCCGGGGGCCAAGATCGGTGTGGTCGGTCCGAACGGCGCCGGTAAGTCCAGCCTCCTCAAGATCATGGCAGGTTGGGACCAGCCGAGCAACGGCGAGGCCCGGCTCATGCCCGGCTACACCGTCGGCATGCTGGCCCAGGAGCCGGCGCTCAACGACGCCAAGACCGTCCTCGGCAACATCGAGGAGGCGGTCGCCGAGACCAAGGCCAGGCTGGAGCGGTTCAACAAGATCGCCGAGCAGATGGCGACCGACTACTCAGACGAGCTGATGGAGGAGATGGGCAAGCTCCAGGAGGAGCTCGACCACGCCGACGCCTGGGACGTCGACTCCAAGCTCGAACTGGCCATGGACGCGCTGCGCTGCCCCCCGCCGGACGCCGACGTGACCCAGCTCTCCGGCGGTGAGCGCCGCCGCGTGGCGCTGTGCAAGCTGCTGCTGGAGGCGCCGGACCTGCTGCTGCTCGACGAGCCCACCAACCACCTGGACGCGGAGAGCGTGCAGTGGCTGGAGCAGCACCTCGCCAAGTACGCCGGCACGGTGATCGCCATCACCCACGACCGGTACTTCCTCGACAACGTGGCCAACTGGATCCTGGAGCTGGACCGCGGCCGGGCCTACCCGTACGAGGGCAACTACTCCACCTACCTGGAGAAGAAGGCCGCCCGCATGGCGGTCGAGGGCCGGCGCGACGCCAAGATGAAGAAGCGCCTCGACGAGGAGCTGGAGTGGGTCCGCTCCAACGCCAAGGCCCGGCAGACCAAGTCCAAGGCCCGCCTCGACCGCTACGAGGAGATGGCCACCGCGGCCGAGCAGACCCGCAAGCTGGACTTCGAGGAGATCCAGATCCCGCCGGGCCCGCGCCTGGGCAACACCGTGATCGAGGCCAAGGACCTCGTCAAGGCGTTCGGCGACCGGGTGCTGATCGACAACCTGAGCTTCTCGCTGCCGCGTAACGGCATCGTCGGCGTGATCGGCCCGAACGGCGTCGGCAAGACCACCCTGTTCAAGACCATCGTGGGCCTGGAGGAGCCGACCGGCGGCACGGTGCGGGTCGGCGAGACGGTCTCCCTGTCGTACGTCGACCAGAGCCGGGCCGGCCTGGCGGGGGACAAGACGGTCTGGGAGACGGTCTCCGACGGGCTGGACCACCTCCTCGTGGGCAAGGTAGAGATGCCGTCCCGGGCGTACATCGCCGCGTTCGGCTTCAAGGGCCCGGACCAGCAGAAGCCGACCAAGGTGCTCTCCGGCGGCGAGCGCAACCGGCTCAACCTGGCGCTGACCCTCAAGATCGGCGGCAACGTCATCCTCCTCGACGAGCCGACCAACGACCTCGACGTCGAGACGCTCGGCAGCCTGGAGAACGCGCTGCTGGAGTTCCCCGGCTGCGCCGTGGTCATCTCCCACGACCGGATGTTCCTGGACCGGGTCGCCACGCACATCCTGGCCTGGGAGGGCGACGACCAGAACCCGGCGCGGTGGTTCTGGTTCGAGGGCAACTTCGAGGCGTACGAGAAGAACAAGATCGACCGACTCGGCGCGGAGGCCGCCCGGCCGCACCGGGTGACGTACCGCAAGCTCACCCGTGACTGA
- a CDS encoding acyl-CoA thioesterase, which produces MTDRFVYDCALRWSDLDAYGHVNNARFLTLYEEARVAMMFAGGRAWGVGSFADGVVIRRHEVDYLRPVDYALGRATAEAAPTVRIELWVEEIRAASFTIAYELYDRDVLASRARSVLVPFDLAAQRPRRISADERAFLLRYAPGLHG; this is translated from the coding sequence GTGACTGACCGGTTCGTCTACGACTGCGCGCTGCGCTGGTCCGACCTGGACGCGTACGGCCACGTCAACAACGCCCGCTTCCTCACGCTCTACGAGGAGGCGCGGGTGGCGATGATGTTCGCCGGCGGCCGGGCGTGGGGAGTGGGCTCGTTCGCCGACGGGGTGGTCATCCGCCGGCACGAGGTCGACTACCTGCGCCCGGTCGACTACGCGCTGGGCCGGGCCACCGCGGAGGCGGCCCCGACGGTGCGGATCGAGCTGTGGGTGGAGGAGATCCGGGCGGCCTCCTTCACCATCGCCTACGAGCTCTACGACCGTGACGTGCTGGCCAGCCGGGCGCGCTCGGTGCTGGTCCCGTTCGACCTGGCCGCGCAGCGGCCCCGCCGGATCTCCGCGGACGAGCGGGCCTTCCTGCTCCGGTACGCGCCGGGACTGCACGGATGA
- a CDS encoding YbjN domain-containing protein: MPWWSWRPGPAGGGDPETRSGITVDDTVRVGPPTPRQPADDAAAAERPVIADMPATVAPVTLRRVCDALDLLDVRYLADGDGNLLAMWERHAVLVTLEGPEDEILVMRARPHATVPPDWADRAYRVVNEWNHTRRFCKAYIGDPTERGQLPIYAELQVPLGAGTHDALLVEMLDCGAAVATTFVDWLHDEGALL, encoded by the coding sequence ATGCCGTGGTGGTCATGGCGCCCAGGTCCCGCCGGCGGCGGCGACCCGGAAACTCGAAGCGGGATCACAGTGGATGACACCGTCCGGGTCGGGCCACCGACCCCCCGTCAGCCGGCGGACGACGCGGCGGCCGCCGAGCGGCCCGTGATCGCCGACATGCCGGCAACCGTCGCCCCGGTCACCCTCCGCCGGGTGTGCGACGCACTCGACCTGCTCGACGTGCGCTACCTGGCCGACGGCGACGGGAACCTGCTGGCCATGTGGGAGCGGCACGCGGTGCTGGTCACCCTGGAGGGGCCCGAGGACGAGATCCTGGTGATGCGGGCCCGGCCACACGCGACGGTCCCGCCGGACTGGGCCGACCGCGCCTACCGGGTGGTCAACGAGTGGAACCACACCCGACGGTTCTGCAAGGCCTACATCGGCGACCCGACCGAGCGCGGCCAACTGCCCATCTACGCGGAGCTCCAGGTCCCGCTGGGCGCCGGCACCCACGACGCGCTGCTGGTCGAGATGCTCGACTGCGGCGCCGCGGTGGCCACCACCTTCGTCGACTGGCTGCACGACGAGGGCGCCCTGCTCTGA
- a CDS encoding globin — protein sequence MTLFEAIGGEPAFRKLVDEFYAGVATDPLLRPMYPEEDLGPAADRLTLFLIQYWGGPHTYSEQRGHPRLRMRHAPFRIGAVERDAWLHHMRRAVDRLDLPPQLAAALWDYLERAAYFMVNVMEDPAAEG from the coding sequence ATGACCCTCTTCGAGGCGATCGGCGGCGAACCCGCCTTCCGCAAGCTGGTGGACGAGTTCTACGCCGGTGTCGCCACCGACCCGCTGCTGCGGCCCATGTACCCGGAGGAGGACCTCGGCCCCGCGGCCGACCGGCTGACCCTCTTCCTCATCCAGTACTGGGGCGGCCCGCACACCTACTCCGAGCAGCGTGGCCACCCGCGGCTGCGGATGCGGCACGCACCGTTCCGGATCGGCGCGGTCGAGCGGGACGCCTGGCTGCACCACATGCGCCGGGCGGTGGACCGGCTGGACCTGCCGCCGCAGCTCGCCGCCGCGCTCTGGGACTACCTGGAGCGGGCCGCCTACTTCATGGTGAACGTGATGGAGGACCCGGCGGCCGAGGGCTGA
- a CDS encoding MFS transporter yields the protein MEATVSDERPAQEGPATFRDVFSLAEFRVLFTASALSWIGDYVAKAAVTVLVYRQTDSVALSAAAFAASYLPWLVGGPLLSALAERYRYRQVMVACDVVRMLLMVLVALPGVPPWAVLALIFAATLANPPSQAARSALMPQILAGDRLVVGLSVSVSSGQAAQVLGYLLGAAVAAVNPAAALLINAATFGISAALVRFGLRDRPPAMTEAHRSHLLRETAEGFRLVFGRPVLRAIAVLVFSAMVFSIVPEGLAAAWAAERAGDGMDTGTAQAVIMAANPVGYVLGGLAVGRFVGPARRLTLMRPLAVIAPAVLVPALLDPPPVVVALLAAACGFAVAGLIPVANGLFVQALPEGYRARAFGVMASGTQIIQGAAVLATGALAERFAIPSVVGAWSAAGVLLMLLAVLTWPRPAAVEAAVAAARAESAATAARDGSGGHTPGRGMAGDRSGDRSRRRHAVT from the coding sequence ATGGAGGCGACGGTGTCCGACGAGCGACCCGCCCAGGAGGGGCCGGCCACCTTCCGCGACGTTTTCAGCCTCGCGGAGTTCCGGGTCCTCTTCACGGCAAGCGCTCTGTCCTGGATCGGTGACTACGTCGCGAAGGCGGCGGTGACCGTCCTCGTCTACCGGCAGACCGACTCGGTGGCGCTGTCCGCCGCCGCGTTCGCGGCGAGCTACCTGCCCTGGCTGGTCGGCGGTCCGCTGCTCTCCGCGCTCGCCGAGCGCTACCGGTACCGGCAGGTCATGGTGGCCTGCGACGTGGTCCGGATGCTCCTCATGGTGCTGGTCGCCCTGCCCGGGGTGCCGCCCTGGGCGGTCCTCGCCCTGATCTTCGCCGCCACCCTGGCCAACCCGCCGAGCCAGGCCGCCCGGTCCGCGCTGATGCCCCAGATCCTCGCCGGCGACCGGCTGGTGGTCGGCCTGTCGGTCTCGGTGAGCAGCGGGCAGGCCGCCCAGGTCCTCGGCTACCTGCTCGGCGCGGCGGTGGCCGCGGTCAACCCGGCCGCCGCGCTGCTGATCAACGCCGCCACCTTCGGCATCTCCGCGGCGCTGGTCCGCTTCGGGCTGCGGGACCGGCCGCCGGCCATGACCGAGGCGCACCGCAGCCACCTGCTGCGGGAGACCGCGGAGGGGTTCCGGCTCGTCTTCGGCCGCCCGGTGCTGCGCGCCATCGCCGTGCTGGTGTTCAGCGCGATGGTCTTCTCGATCGTCCCCGAGGGGCTCGCCGCGGCCTGGGCCGCCGAGCGGGCCGGGGACGGCATGGACACCGGCACCGCCCAGGCGGTCATCATGGCCGCCAACCCGGTCGGCTACGTGCTCGGCGGGCTCGCCGTCGGGCGGTTCGTCGGCCCGGCCCGCCGGCTGACCCTGATGCGCCCGCTGGCGGTGATCGCCCCGGCGGTGCTGGTCCCGGCGCTGCTCGACCCGCCGCCGGTCGTGGTGGCGCTCCTCGCCGCCGCGTGCGGCTTCGCGGTGGCGGGGCTCATCCCGGTCGCCAACGGCCTCTTCGTCCAAGCACTGCCGGAGGGCTACCGGGCCCGGGCGTTCGGCGTGATGGCCAGCGGCACCCAGATCATCCAGGGCGCCGCCGTGCTGGCCACCGGGGCGCTCGCCGAGCGGTTCGCGATCCCCTCGGTGGTCGGCGCGTGGAGCGCCGCCGGCGTGCTGCTGATGCTCCTCGCGGTGCTCACCTGGCCGCGCCCGGCCGCCGTCGAGGCGGCCGTCGCGGCCGCCCGGGCGGAATCCGCGGCCACCGCCGCCCGCGACGGGAGCGGCGGGCACACCCCGGGCCGGGGGATGGCGGGCGACCGGTCCGGCGACCGCAGCCGGCGCCGGCACGCGGTGACCTGA
- a CDS encoding mechanosensitive ion channel family protein has translation MSLSDLIATVLSAVSDRRPDCQGSSSCEWVYKVTNSAWFAESSYWILLKPLRILLILLLAVAARWALHRTINRLVRTTTEGAVPTMLRPLRERIPSATLEPEQFVPERRRQRAEAIGSVLRSMVTAFIFGIALLMVLKEFSFDLAPLLASAGIAGVALGFGAQSLVKDLIAGLFMLIEDQYGVGDTVDLGEATGVVEAVGLRVTTVRDGRGVLWYIRNGEIIRVGNKSQGWALVVVDLPIGFAGTEDATAVLRTAAASVALDPELAPQIVEEPEVLGVEQMTVDGAVIRTVVKTTADGQFAVGRELRRRLAEALENSGITARIAAARLYPGLPARAPGGGETGTGGAT, from the coding sequence GTGAGTCTCTCCGACCTGATCGCCACCGTGTTGTCCGCCGTTTCCGACCGGCGCCCGGACTGCCAGGGCAGCAGCTCCTGCGAGTGGGTGTACAAGGTCACCAACTCCGCCTGGTTCGCCGAGAGCAGCTACTGGATCCTGCTGAAGCCGCTGCGCATCCTGCTGATCCTGCTGCTGGCCGTGGCCGCCCGGTGGGCCCTGCACCGCACCATCAACCGGCTGGTCCGGACCACGACCGAGGGCGCGGTGCCCACCATGCTCCGCCCGCTGCGCGAGCGGATCCCCAGCGCCACGCTCGAACCGGAGCAGTTCGTGCCGGAACGGCGGCGGCAGCGCGCCGAGGCGATCGGCTCGGTGCTGCGCAGCATGGTCACCGCGTTCATCTTCGGCATCGCCCTGCTCATGGTGCTCAAGGAGTTCAGCTTCGACCTGGCCCCGCTGCTGGCCAGCGCCGGCATCGCCGGCGTCGCCCTCGGCTTCGGCGCGCAGAGCCTGGTCAAGGACCTGATCGCCGGCCTGTTCATGCTCATCGAGGACCAGTACGGCGTCGGCGACACCGTCGACCTGGGCGAGGCGACCGGCGTGGTGGAGGCGGTGGGCCTGCGGGTCACCACGGTCCGGGACGGCCGCGGGGTGCTCTGGTACATCCGCAACGGCGAGATCATCCGGGTGGGCAACAAGAGCCAGGGCTGGGCCCTGGTCGTGGTCGACCTGCCGATCGGCTTCGCCGGCACCGAGGACGCCACCGCGGTGCTGCGTACGGCGGCCGCCTCGGTCGCGCTGGACCCCGAGCTGGCGCCGCAGATCGTCGAGGAGCCGGAGGTGCTCGGCGTCGAGCAGATGACGGTCGACGGCGCGGTGATCCGTACCGTGGTGAAGACCACCGCCGACGGGCAGTTCGCGGTCGGCCGCGAGCTGCGCCGCCGGCTCGCCGAGGCACTGGAGAACTCGGGCATCACCGCAAGGATCGCGGCGGCGCGGCTCTATCCCGGCCTGCCGGCCCGCGCTCCGGGCGGCGGCGAGACGGGCACCGGCGGGGCCACCTGA
- a CDS encoding HNH endonuclease, producing MPDIRPTAGSGALVLNATYEPLCVVSVRRAAILVLSAKAVCVADGEGILHSARNALPVPSVVRLTRYVRVPYRTHVGLSRRAIFARDGWRCAYCRGPAETIDHVFPRSRGGRHAWENVVAACARCNHTKGDKTPAELGWRLHSLPAAPKGTAWRVLGHRAPDPRWADWLDLREPEPEAA from the coding sequence ATGCCTGACATACGACCCACGGCGGGCTCCGGTGCACTCGTTCTCAACGCCACCTACGAGCCCCTGTGTGTCGTGTCGGTGCGTCGCGCGGCGATCCTCGTGCTCTCCGCCAAGGCCGTCTGCGTGGCCGACGGCGAGGGCATCCTGCACAGCGCGCGCAACGCGCTCCCGGTCCCCTCGGTGGTCCGGCTGACCCGCTACGTCCGGGTCCCCTACCGCACTCACGTCGGGCTCTCCCGGCGGGCGATCTTCGCCCGCGACGGCTGGCGCTGCGCCTACTGCCGCGGCCCGGCGGAGACCATCGACCACGTCTTCCCGCGCAGCCGGGGCGGCCGGCACGCCTGGGAGAACGTGGTCGCCGCCTGCGCCCGCTGCAACCACACGAAGGGCGACAAGACGCCGGCCGAGCTGGGGTGGCGGCTGCACAGCCTGCCGGCCGCCCCGAAGGGCACGGCCTGGCGGGTGCTCGGCCACCGGGCGCCCGACCCGCGCTGGGCGGACTGGCTCGACCTGCGCGAGCCGGAGCCCGAGGCGGCCTGA